The genomic DNA TTCGGCATCCGCTCCTCGATACGAGGAGGAGTGAGAGTGAGCATGGCGAGAGCTGCCAGGAGGAGGATTCCGATGACGGTGGCCGCACCACGGGTGATCCGGCGCGGCGGCGGAAGCAGGCCTCTCATGCGGTCCCTTCTCACTGGTGCGGATACGAGGAAGGCCGCCTCGAGGGCGGCCTTCCGGTGTTACTGGTCGGGGTGACAGGATTTGAACCTGCGACCTCTTCGTCCCGAACGAAGCGCGCTACCAAGCTGCGCCACACCCCGTTTTGCAACCCTCCGAGTCTACAGTGAAATCCCCGTGGCACCGAATCGGTGGTCCCGCGCGGTCAATGTGAGCAGCGTCGCTTCGGGACGGCACGCGAAGCGCACGGGGGCATAGATCGAGTGCCCGCATCCGGCGCTGACGTTCAGGGGGACGCTCCGTCCCTCGTGCGTCCAGGTGCTGAGCCCCTTCGCCTGCTTCAAGGGGATGTCGCAGTTCGCGACCAGTGCGCCGTACCCGGGCAGGCAGACCTGACCACCATGGGTGTGCCCGCCGAGGATCGCATCGGCGCCCAGGTCGATGAAGCCGTTCAGCACCCGCTGGTACGGAGCGTGCGTGACGCCGACGACCGAGGTGTCCGCATCCCGTGGCCCGAGGTCCTTGATCGCTGAAGGCAGATCCTCGAGGCGGTCCCAGTTGCGGTGCGCATCGCTGACGCCGAAGAAGTCGACGGTGTCGCCCGCGACCGTGAGACGCGCCGCCGCGTTGTTGAGATCGGTCCAGCCGAGGTCCTCGGTGAAGTACGCGTCCATCGCATCGGTGT from Microbacterium sp. LWO13-1.2 includes the following:
- a CDS encoding metallophosphoesterase, giving the protein MRVSARPALIALGAVGAAGAAAAVWGIGIERYLFTVREVTAPALAPGSAPIRVLHLSDAHMAPWQHRKQDWLASLAQLNPDLIVNTGDNLGHRDGLNGIRRAFAPFAGIPGVFVHGSNDVNGPSARNPLRYFSGPSQRHRAPEMLDTDAMDAYFTEDLGWTDLNNAAARLTVAGDTVDFFGVSDAHRNWDRLEDLPSAIKDLGPRDADTSVVGVTHAPYQRVLNGFIDLGADAILGGHTHGGQVCLPGYGALVANCDIPLKQAKGLSTWTHEGRSVPLNVSAGCGHSIYAPVRFACRPEATLLTLTARDHRFGATGISL